TCGGACGTCCTCAAGGGAGCCCCACCACTCGTTGTCCAGCTCACATTACTCAGGGACGGCGGAGCCGCTCTCGGCGTTGGCTTCAACCACTGCCTCATCGACGGAATCGGTAGCGCCGAATTTCTCAACTTGTTCGCTGAGTTTGCCAACAGACGAGTCACGCTCGCCGAGTTCAAATCCAGACCCGAACCCATATGGGATCGACACTTGCTTGACCCAAAACCCAGAAACGGAATGCCTAGCAGTAGTAGCTTCATTACTCTCCCTGAGTTCAACTCTGTCCCTGACATTTCTGGTTTCATGACAAGGTTCTCTGGTGAGCGACTCACTCCGACCTCGGTAACTTTTGACCGGACATCTCTCGGGGAGTTGAAGAATGTGGCACAGTCCACGAGGCAAACTTACTCAACAACATTCACTTCGTTTGAGGTTCTTTCGGCCCACGTATGGAGAAGTTGGGCTCGGGCTTTAAACTTACCTCCGAACCAAACGTTGAAGCTTCTTTTCAGTATAAACGTTCGGGACCGGGTCAGGCCCAACATGCCATTAGGGTACTACGGGAACGCGTTCATATTGGGCTGCGCGCAGAGCAGCGTGAAggacctcgaggagatgggcctGTGGTACGCGGCTGGGTTGGTGAAGGCGGCGAAGGATAGAGTCGGAGACGAGTACGTGAGAGCGGTGGTGGAATCGGTGAGCGAGGCGAGGGCGTGTCCTGACTCAGTTGGGGTGCTGATCGTGTCGCAGTGGTCAAggttgggtttggaaaaggttgaCTTTGGGCTAGGAAAGCCAGCCCACGTGGGGCCCATTTGCTGCGATAGGTACTGCTTGTTGCTGCCCGTACCTGATCAGAGGGAGGCAGTGAAGGTGATGGTTGCGGTCCCCACAAGCGCTGTTGACAAGTACGAATACCTCATCAGGAACCATTACACGTGAGATTCACCTGATTATAGCTCACCCGTTGACTTTTGCTTTCATTgaccttttcttttttatttttatcttatcACAAAAAGGAAAAAGAGCGAGTGAGAGATTAAATAAACGGTGCTGCAAAGAGAATGAATGGCAATTGTTAGTACTACAAAGCTTTTCTCCCTTTGTGAGGAATGAGTGAATAATCGCATCCCTAGTTTTGTTCTTCTCTTCTCACTATTCTCCTAATTGTGCCACTTGGACTCCGTTGACTGTTGACTAGTATTTCTCTTGTAAACTTCTAATTATCTTTCTTAAATTTAAATAACTCTCTCTAATTGCAGATATCTTTAGTTTTGAGATTCAAATTCATATTATGTTGGGCCTGCGGCTTTTTTTTTTGGTCTCTCTCGTTTTGGATAAATTGGCCATCTAAATGGCCTGCAAACCTTTAACAACACGTTTTttgaaaaacataaataaaaataaataaaggaaaacaTGAAAAGGAAGCTGCCAATATTTGATGTGGACATTACGATAGTACCATTTCGATTCTTTAGTTATGACATCACTATGTTAGATTTGATTCTTTAGCATAATCCACGTAATTATTCTGAGCCATTTTTTTCTTTAGGGTGTGACACATCAACAATATCGTTGTTGTAGGGGTCACACTATGACAAGAGTAAGTGACGGAAGTCAATAATACTATCCCGTTTCGTGCGACAAAAGAATTGCGTGCGTTGAAACTTAACCCTCACAAGGACGACACGTCGGCTATTCCCATTCATGAACTTGGTCTATTAGCTGTCTCAGTAGTTTGCTATTTGTAAAtcatattttcaattttatttattttaaaagctTCATCTAGTCATTGAATCAAACAGTAGCTACAAGGATAGGTGAACACTAATTTAAACCATAAGACTATCTAACACTAAAGCAAGTTTAGTCAAGTCATGAACAATACTATTAGCTTAGCTTATAATATGGCTAAAGACGAGATTAAAGAAAAAAGACAGTCTCATAATGGGAATACAATTAACATAATCACCAAAtatgaaaatattattataatctttGGATAAGGCATCGACTAAAACTTTACAATTTGACTCAACAAAATTAACACATAAGTGTTCTTAGCTGACAAGAAAGCTTGAGCCTCCATTTGTAGAGTGGAGATACTTTTCCAAGGAAAGTCACAACACTGAATCTCATCTTATTGTTAGGTTGAGAAACTGCTACATCCACATTCAATTTAAGGTTGTTCTTAGAAGGAGGTGACCAAGTGGATACGGTCCTACTAACAACAACGCCAGATCTTTCATGATACAGTGGAAACAACCATATCCGGGGAAAGGAGCTGGGgtttttaaaaataactatatCCACCTAAAAActccaaagcaaacaaagaaaaatTTCTAGATCTTGAGAACCAAAGTCAATGCCAACTacaataattaaatcaataagaTGCAAATGTTGGGGATTTAGAACGCTTAAACACTGTACATTTCCAAACCTTCTTTGCAGCTTAATAGGGAATGAGGAATAGACTCAGTAGGGAATCCACGACAAGCTACAAGCTGAAGAAGGAAGGATTTTTCTTGAAAAAAGATTAGCGTTGGTGGGAAGGGTATTGTTGCAAGTCCTCCAAATGAAATGCTTAACTTTAGGTGGGATGGACAAATGCCAAACTTTTTTCCACCAAGCTGAAGTAAGTGAGGGGGAGGAGGAAGAAAGATCGATGGAAGTGGAATGATAGAGATAGCATCCAGATTTAACTAAGTAGACCCAAGACGAAGTGAAACTCTAGATTTAAGAGTCAAGAGAAAAGATGTATAAAAAGGGTTTCGAAAGGATAGCTTGAATTATATCATCATCATAATGCTGATTTAGTTTCAAAATGTCCCATTGACCTTCCTGATTGATGAAATCAGCAACAGTGGGAGACATAGGAGAGATGGGATTAAGAAATCTACAGCTTTTAAACCAATAATTCAAACACGGAGAGATGGAGCATTTCCAAGTTTCCATATGAGACCTCTCTTTAACAAGTCTTTGCCCCAATCAATGCCCCTCCAAACCAAAAAAGGGTAATCACCAATTAATATTGGCTTGAATGAAAGATGGGTGAGGGTGGTAAAGGGCTGCATAAAGTCTAGAAATTAATGAAGAAGGGTTGTTGAGCATCCACCAAGCTTGCTTGCCTAAACATAGCTTGTTTGAAGTAGATAAGAGATCTAAACCCAAGCCCACTAAAGAACTTAGACTTACAAAAGATCTCCATTTCCTCCAATGGAGTTTGGATTTATAAAAATCACTCTCCCACCAAAACTTAGCTATAAGATACTTGATGCTTTTATAAAGAgtgtaaaatccttttttggctaatctttaatttagacaaaatattttaattgtttaagaaAAATCAGTAGCAAATCTCCTTGTTGATATTCGGTTTTATTAGCAATATTCtcagctgattttgtaatgtgaaaagatctccaaatgtaaatatatttgttaccttatttatctcaaataatcaatttttggtaaaaatatattgtgcaaatatcttgagtttattttcagggattatataGGATTATGGTTATCCTGGAAATAAAGAAGGAGTCGAAAATGAACTTGGTCAAgaaaaatgaccatgttcgttctgccagatcaaACGGAtcacgttgctgactcatcagtttccttttctgtcaacacagaatccatctggctggctgttttcctaaatcaaaggaattcgcaattgatttcaaagattccagaaaatcatggccttggacgttttcccttcctataaataccttgccaaggcctttggatttTTCACCTCTtctattttgaatatttgtaattgttatgctattttgaagagtgtgtttatttgtagagattaagtttgttcaccttaatctttgtgagagtgctgagtgtacttgtggatatctatctagtccattgtatacagatagtgtctattgtgaacgtgttcataaggatcttcgggagaggattcgatCTAAGTCttacttcgggaggaagtgagcactcgctgttctttgaagggagttcaagagaatcagcgtttcatcaaaccagattcgtagagaagagtacaacaagattgcggcaatagtttaagagggagtcttacattgtttaagtcaatgcttttgtacactttgtttctttactaattggtttattctctgggcgtggcctcaaggagtaggatatccgaaagggtttctgaaccttgtaaaaattcactgtgttctttaattttttgcactgtttaatttttgtgttcagttctgtcgtgacaagttcggattctgtcccgacagaattgCTTTCTGTGTAAACatctaattaccattccgcattttaattaatactCTGTTTAATTAATATGGTAATtattaaaaacggaatttcaattggtatcagagagggtcactaaactcttagtgcgatcttgtatttttccgtttgttttgtgctttgtgaaatgtctttctttgcagaaggtggatctataactcgtCCTCCTTTGTTGAATGATTccaactatccttattggaaggttagGATGAGAGCCTTTATTAAATCACAAGAAGAAAAGGCATGGAGATCAATCTTAACAGGTTGGACACCCCCTTCTGAATCTGATGATGtcacaaaggtaaaatctgaaattaactggactgatgctgaagataaattatccagttataacaacaaagctttacatgctatctttaatggggttggtgaaggttacataaaattaatatcttcgtgtgaatctgccaaagaagcttgggaaatccttcaaactcaatttgaaggaactgctgatgtaaaacgttctaggcttgttatgttaactactagatttgaaaatcttagaatgacagAGACTGAGTCTCTCACAGAATTCTATGAAAAATTGTCTGACatagctaatgaatattttgctttgggagaaaaattggaaaataatgtgttagttcgaaaaattgttagagtgcttcctgacaggtttcaaacaAAGCTCACAGCAATTGAAGAAGCCAAAGATCTCGACACAATGAAAGTAGAGGAATTGATGGGTTCATTGCGAACATTTGAACTCAATCAACAAATTCGCCAAAAGGAAAATTCAAGTGCTCCCAAAGAAAAATCAGTTGCTTTCAAATCTTCAAAAATAAAAGATTCTGAAGAAAATGATGGTGAAGACGAAATGGCtttgttgaccaaaaattttcaaaaatacatgaaaaagattggtaacaa
This genomic interval from Humulus lupulus chromosome 8, drHumLupu1.1, whole genome shotgun sequence contains the following:
- the LOC133798246 gene encoding alcohol acyltransferase 9, which gives rise to MGSSHERVKEAVVVTPSEPTPTRVLPLSAIDSQLFLRFTIEYLLIYKPSRPGLEHGPTLARVLKSALSKALVPYYPLAGRVRTRPDGSGQLEVVCRAQGAVFIEAISDRTVSDFTNRAPRYVTQWRKLLSVHVSDVLKGAPPLVVQLTLLRDGGAALGVGFNHCLIDGIGSAEFLNLFAEFANRRVTLAEFKSRPEPIWDRHLLDPKPRNGMPSSSSFITLPEFNSVPDISGFMTRFSGERLTPTSVTFDRTSLGELKNVAQSTRQTYSTTFTSFEVLSAHVWRSWARALNLPPNQTLKLLFSINVRDRVRPNMPLGYYGNAFILGCAQSSVKDLEEMGLWYAAGLVKAAKDRVGDEYVRAVVESVSEARACPDSVGVLIVSQWSRLGLEKVDFGLGKPAHVGPICCDRYCLLLPVPDQREAVKVMVAVPTSAVDKYEYLIRNHYT